DNA from Coriobacteriia bacterium:
AGCAGTGCAAGGAGTTTTTTTTATGGCATTTTCCGCAGCACAACAGCAGATAGCAGACAGGTTCGATTCCGATGTAGACCAGAAGCGCTGGCATGACTGGAAGTGGCAGGTACGCCACTGCATCAAAGATGTCGAGACCTTTGAGAAGTTGCTGGATGTACACTTTGATGATGCCAAGCGTAAGGACATCGAGACAACCATCAGCAAGTTCCCCATGTCCATTACCCCATACTTCCTCTCCCTTATGCAGACCGAATCTTTGGAGAATGACCCGATCTTCAAGCAGAGTTTTCCTTCTGTCCGAGAATTGGACGTCCTTGAGTGCGATATGGCAGACCCTCTGCATGAAGATGTGGACAGTCCTGTCCCAGGTCTGACCCATCGCTATCCTGACCGTGTCCTCCTTCTCGTAAGC
Protein-coding regions in this window:
- a CDS encoding KamA family radical SAM protein, translated to MAFSAAQQQIADRFDSDVDQKRWHDWKWQVRHCIKDVETFEKLLDVHFDDAKRKDIETTISKFPMSITPYFLSLMQTESLENDPIFKQSFPSVRELDVLECDMADPLHEDVDSPVPGLTHRYPDRVLLLVSNTCAMYCRHCTRKRKVGDVDSIPDREQIKVGIQYIADHPVVRDVLLSGGDPFMLSDEYLDWILTELRKIDHVEIIRIGTRIPAVLPYRVTDELVAMLKKHHPLWLNTQFNHPRELTSSSK